The Salmo salar chromosome ssa04, Ssal_v3.1, whole genome shotgun sequence genomic sequence GAACAGTTCTCTCATTATTTGACAAACTTAACTCATTTGAATAAAAAAGCCATTTATCTTTTCTGCCTGCCATGGTAGCACTGTAGCTTATTACAGGTGCTGTatatttgaatgttttttttcAGCCAATGATGTTTGAATATCCAGTGCTCTTTTGATAATTTATTTTTACTGTGATCTGATATTTGATATAGGTCATCATGATACTGTTTTGTTCATTTTATACTTTTATTTAATGAATAGTGTATGTGTCACCCCATTCTGCCACATGGAGTTATATCATGGAGTTTGTCAATGATGAGATGGGCTCATTTTATGAATTCCTTTGAGCCATGTATGAGAATACTACATTGCTAATCACAAGTTCAAATAAACATGCTACCCTAAAACTGTGTGCCAGAAGTGCTTTTTttgtccctcccctctctgttGACGGAATCAACGCAACACAATGCAATGAAGATCTGTTTCCCAGACACTGATTAGTTCTGGACTCAAAACCTCTGTTATGAACACAAAATGCTAAGTTATTTAGGCCACAGGGTGGTGACATAGTGACTCACTTTCGATTAATAAAATCATGCATCAATGTCAAGATTGAGGCCATAATTTTGTAAGCCTTCACACAACTGGGATCTGCATACAATATATTGTTAACTCTTCCTGTTTGAGATGTTATTGGATCATACAATCGTAATGCTTCTCCAGGAGGTAAAATAAATCAATTATACAAATGTTTTattacacacaattaatcttttAATAAAATTGATACAATTATTTTCCATATACATAAAAGTATAAGAAACTCATGCACATAGTGGTCTATGGTTGAGCATATATCCACCACCTTGGCCATCAGTGTGGCTGTTCCATTATCAGTTAAAACTAAGctagtatttaaaaaatattctgTAACATTCAATGTTTATATAATTATTTTCTCTTTTTGAATTCTATTCCTGTGTTACAATGCATATACATTACAATATCACAAAATGAAAAAGGCCAGTATTCATATTTTCCCTTTAATACAAAATAATTTGCTGTTGATGATTACTACTACATATACTTATTTTGAGTCTGAGCAAGTCTCCATACTCAAAGctacaggacacacacaaacacacaatcctTTTTGGCATATGCCTTTCTCTCCCCAAGCCTGACCCTCTGTgctcatggaaacagacacaagACAGTGTCACTCTCTGCTCAAGTGTACTGACAATATATACTCTCAAGTGATAGAGGTTGATGTTGAGAGTAGGGTTAGAAGCAAAAATGACATGCTTCAATGAAACTGTATTCATTTCAATCCAGCCATTAATATGAACCAGTCCACCAATTTAAAGTGACAAACTTCCACCTTTTCATATTTAAAGGGTAGTCTTAAGTGCAACATTTAGTTTCTTGGATCGCTTACAAGTCTTGTTCATAACCTAGGTCCTAGGGGAACACCATTACCTTGCTACACAAACATGTCTGAATACATCAATCAAGACTTAGAATGAAAACTGGACAGTAGAGCCTTGCAAAAGTAAATGGTATCAAATAACACCAGATTGACTCGAGGGTAGTTTGATCAGTGACAGCCAAATCACTTTATCAAATTGCAAGGTCAGGTTGGTAGCAGTCAATAACATCTACAAAGCTGAACCTAATCATCGTTGAACAATAAGGGAGAGTTGGATGTTCAGGAAAAGGGGTACGGTAAGTTGAGCCAACGTTGATTCTAGGAAATCATACACAACATATACCATTTCACCAAATATTTAAGAGATCATCATTTCATGGAGCctgaagaaaccacatggaaaaagtggtaagttAGGTCCaatttattgtgttagaggtGTCATAATTCTTGTATCGAAACCATAATAGGTCATTTTTATATTGTTCTATAAATCAGCTGGAGTCTCTATAATCTTCAATATGAGATCCTAAActtagcatgaaagtgcatccttgaaGCAGTGTGGGCTAAtttagtcaaaatgtttgcattggggtaagttgagtcaatggccatggggtaaattgagccaatggcaagtttaAGTGTCTCCTTCCGAGGCGCAAAGCAAGGcattatcgctgggatatgaggtgacagtacaaAGTTTGTTTGGTGTTAAGTCAGTGATAAAAGATTAAAATAAAACAACGGtattgtgattgtgttgaattcAGTTTGGGAAATAAAGctagacatggttttaaaaaggttgTGGTAATATTTCATTAAGTACACAAATTTGTATGCGGATTAAATGTACCCTGTCCCGTGGCTTAACTTAccccagggatacacaacatccaaaaaatatacagtacgagtcacaagtttggacacacctactcattcaagggtttttctttatttttactattttctacattgtagaataatagtgaagacatcaaaactatgaaataactaatggaatcctgtagtaaccaaaaaagtgttaaacattttatattttcgattcttcaaagtagccaccctttgccttgaccactttgcacactcctggcattctctcaaccagtttcatgaggaatgcttttccagcagtcttgaaggagtttcacatatgctgagcacttgttggctgcatttccttcactctgtggtctaactcatctaaaccatctcaattaggttgaggttgggtgattgtggaggccaggtcatctgatgcagcactccatcactctcctttgtcaaatagcccttacaccgcctggaggtgtgttttgggtcattgtcctgttgaaaaccaaatgatagtgggactaagcgcaaaccagatgggatggtgtaccactgcagaatgctatggtagccatgctggttaagtgagccttgaattctaaataaatcacagacagtgtcaccagcaaagcacccccacaccatcacacctcctcctccatgcctcacgttgggaaccacacatggagagaacatccattcacctactctgcctctcacaaagacatggcagttggaaccaaaaatctcacatttggactcatcagaccaaaggacagatttccaccagtctaatgttcattgcttgtgtttctttgccaaagcaagtattttcttcttattggtgtcctttagtagtggtttctttgcagcaatttgtccatgaaggcctgattcacgcagtctactctgaacagttgatggtgagatgtgtctgttacttgaactctgtgaagcatttatttgggctgcaatctgaggtgcagttaactctaatgaacttatcttctgtagcagaggtaactctgggtcttcctttcctgtggcggtcctcacaaGAGCCAGTTTCAACATAGTGCttcatggtttttgtgactgcatgtcttaaagtaatgatgggctgtcatttctctttgcttatttgtgtctcctgacccctcctgtctcagcctccagtatttatgctgcagtagtttgtgtcggggggctagggtcagtctggttcctcatagcctggttcctctctaggtttcttcctaggttttggcctttctagggagtttttcctagcccccgtgcttctacacctgcattgcttgctgtttggggttttaggctgggtttctgtacagcactttgagatatcagctgatgtaagaagggctatataaaataaatttgatttgatttgagctgttcgtgccataatatggacttgctaTTTTAcctaatagggctatcttctgtataccacccctaccttgtcacaacacaactgattggctcaaatgcattaagaaggaaagaaattccacaaatttaacttttaacaaggcacaactgttaattgaaattaattccaggtgactacctcatgaagctggttgagagaatgccaagagtgtgcaaagctgtcaaggcaggGTGGTGtacttggaagaatctcaaatatgaaatatattttgatttaacactttttggttactacatgatgtttGGGATGTTGACAAGTAGAAACTCTGCTTTTGTATCCAGTCAGTCACAAGTGTTAATGAACAGCCTCAAATACAATTGAAAGCAAACCTTATTTACAATTTCCTTGCAGAGAGCGACCCAAAATCATTACAGCCCGATGGTGTAACCATATAACCACTTAGTCCATGTAATTGACAAAATGTgtcaaattgtattttatttaatatGAAAAGCTATTCCTATGTAGTAAAAGACCTACGTTTTAAGGGCTGTGTCTAAAGAGAATTGTCATGAAGTTTGAAACAAGGAACATGAAAAGGCAAAAAGTGTACTTTGCATTTAGAAAATGTAGTAGCAAATGTTCAATCTAGTATGCCCGGTGATTTTCTTCTCTTAACTGCATGATGCTAGGCAGGTATTCAGCAGTAGTCCACCATATTTTTATACTAATATACTCATTTGAGAAGTTAAAATAGATTGAAGAACAGCATATTATTCATTTTATTCTAACTAATTTGGTCCTTCATAATCTAAATTGTCATATACATCTGCAGGAATGCACGAAGAAGTAAAATCAGGGGATCTACGCAATAACACCAGTATGCCATGACATCTTGTCAAGTCCCCGTTTTGAAAGTGACATCATACAATGGCCTTGATAGGACGTGATAGATAGAGTGAAAACAATCTTGTCAGAGAAAGACCGATTACTTAAATAGTTGCATTGGAAAACTTCGtaaatttttgtaaaaaaaatacactGATTGAATGTGCaatagaaaaaaatacaaaacacttCCCAAATGTATGAAATCCAGATCTGTACATATTTTGTATACATACGgagtatacatttaaaaaaaaaaaaaaatgtacttccGTATACTTCATTAAATAAATTAGCCTTGTATAGCAACACAGTCCATCTCTTAAGGTCTTACCAATGATCTCACTGCATTTTGAGTGAGAGTCAAATGCTCCATCTTCGATGGCCAATTCAAGCTTTAACCCTCGAGTTAGCTATATCCTTGTGGCAGTTGAATCTTTTCCTTTTGAAAATCTATGTGAGTAAGTACAGTTGAAGGGTAAAGGGACACTGCACCATGACAGACTGGCACTACACCAGCGAGCCGGCCTGGTTCTGAGCTGGCACCATGATGGGAACCCCTCCCATGCGGGAAATGTTGGACGCGGTCACGACAGTGGGCAGAGGTGGCGGGCGCGGGGCTGGACGTGCTGTCTGGGGCTGGGTATAGGTCTGTGGGTGCTGGGTTCTGGGACTACCGTTGGCACTGGGTGCTGCAGAATTAGCCAGTTGTCCGCGGGGCAGGGTTGTATCAGTGTTGTAGCTGTAGCCCGGCAGGGCGTGGCCATGGGTGGGTGTGGAGGCTCCATGGCGCGGCCCGAGGTGGTAGCCAGAGACGCTGCCTGTGGCAGTGATGATGGAGGCGGTGTCAGAGGGAGGGCGCTGGGGATACTGCTGGGAAGAGGGCTCCCTCTGGTGGGGTCTGTTGGCAGTGGTGATGGAGGAGAGTGTGCCATTTTTGGAGACCACGTCCGGGCCAGAGCCACCGCTCTTGGCCAACGAGACGCGCTTGGGCGCCTGAGCGTCCTCcctgggggtggagaggagggagagaaggggtgagagaCTGGCTGACATCCATTTGGCATATGCACACCTTCACGTCACAGGTATATAACAGTATACATATGGTATTTTCTTTGTATAGCTTACTtatatttgcacacacacacacacacacacacacacacacacacacacacacacacacacacacacaccacacacacacaacacgtgaAGTTGAATCTAACTTGATGTCATTGGCCAGGTCCTCCTCAGAGTCTCTCCTTCTCCTCAGGAGACCAACAAGGAAGAGGATGATGAAGATTAAGCCCAGCACCGAGCCCACCGTGGCCCCAGCAATCATCCCTGTGTTGGTCGCTGGGGAAACACACAACATTAAAACACACTTGCACTACAGATCTGTGGTATAGCACCTTCACTCTCCAGggaaaattaaataaatacactGTTTAGATGCTGTAGTAATTTACCCTTTGCGGTCCAAAAGATAATACAACtacggcagcatcatgttatttgTACATTAGTTTTGTTCTTACATTCACTCAATACCCAGCTCTCTTAACCCAACAGTGCAAGTACAGCAGCCTGTGACCGTTCAGTGTTTTTCAATGACTAGGCAGAGATCTGTCTAAATTAAAAGTCAATTTAATTAACAGAGTAGCACCAGCCAATGTCCCTTTTCCACCAAATTGAGGTTTCCTTTAAAGAAGCTTAATTGCATTTGTCCTATTCTATACTGTAGTCTCCCAGCAAACTTTAAGGAAAGAAATGTTAGTGGGCAATAGATAACAGAAAGAGACAGCTACCAAGTGTAGGAattgacacatacagacacactgtgtgtgtagagatagatagatagatagatagatagatagatagatatatctatcacacacacacactaccagtcaaacgttgacacacctactcattcaaggatttctctttatttgtactattttctacattgtagacatcaaaactatgcaattacacatatggaatcatgtagtaaccaaaaagtgctaaatcaaaatatatttcatatttgagattcttccaagtaCACCACcctgccttgacagctttgcacactcttggcattctctcaaccagcttcatgaggtagtcacctggaattaatttcaattaacagttgtgccttgttaaaagttaaatttgtggaatttctttccttcttaatgcatttgagccaatcagttgtgttgtgacaaggtaggggtggtatacagaagatagccctattaggTAAAATAGCAAGTCCATATTatcgcaagaacagctcaaataagcaaagagaaaagacagaccatcattactttaagacatgaaggtcagtcaagccGGAAAATtaacaactttgaaagtttcttcaagtgcagtgtcaaaaaccatcaagcgctatgatgaaactggctctcaggactgccacaggaaaggaagacccagagttccctctgctgcagaggataagttcattagagagttaccagcctcagaaattgcagcccaaataaattcttcacggagttcaaataacagacacaacatcaactgttcagaggagactgcgtgaatcagaccttcatggtcgaattgctgcaaagaaaccactactaaaggacaccaataataagaagagacttgcttgggccacaaaacacgagcaatagacattagacctgtggaaatctgtcctttggtcttttGAGtccaaatttctgatttttggttccatccgccgtgtctgtgagacacagagtaggtgaacgaatgatatctgcatgtgtggttcctaccgtgaggcatggaggaggtgtgatggtgctttgctggtgaaactgtctgatttatttagaattcaaggcacacttacccagcatggctaccacagtgttctgcagcgatacgccatcccatcgggtttgcgcttagtgtgactatcatttgttttttaagtgCACATTAGATGAAGGAAAACTCAATTTAAGTGAAGGCAGTGAATCAGTCCCAATTAAAATGCATTCTTAATTACTTGCTCTGGATATCTGCATGCTCTGGTTTTCAAAGCCGTTTCACGTACCAGGTGCCAACTGTTTTAGGAAGCCCATTTCTCTACATTCTGACTGGCCCACATAGTGTATAgtgagtcgtgtgtgtgtccagtgttgcACTATAAAAGTACGTACAGGTGATGACCTCCAGGTTGATGTAGCATCTCTTTGTGCCGGCCGTGTTGCTGGCCGAACACACGTACTTCCCTGACATGTTGCTGCTCAGGTTGCTCAGCTTCAGGGTGCCTGTCTTCtcatctgtaacacacacacacacacacacacaccggtggtCATGCCGTTTAGGGAGGATGATTATTATTTGTataagcatggccttatttctattacagcatattggatgactgtcattcatattccattcacccagctcaacgtaacatcgataggtttaggcttctACATGACACTCATTTTCCCTATAcctatcatgaggttgctacaacctagcctatgaattaaagtttacaacataggtaGGTGCACAGGTCGCGGTACATTTGagcaatcaaggtgacagacattgactcattcaataccaccttgcactcttccctgcatctagctgatctagggtgtgcaAACTAcattttctattggacaaattcaggtatgttaatCCCCGTTTCGGTAggttaagaaacatttttcaacagaatcggcagaatgaatacacccctgatcacacgccaatatacactgctcaaaaaaataaagggaacacttaaacaacacaatgtaactccaagtcaatcacacttctgtgaaatcaaactgtccacttcggaagcaacactgattgacaataaatttcacatgctgttgtgcaaatggaatagacaacaggtggaaattataggcaattagcaagacacccccaataaaggagtggttctgcaggtggtgaccacagaccacttctcagttcctatgcttcctggctgatgttttggtcacttttgaatgctggcggtgctttcactctagtggtagcatgagacggagtctacaacccacacaagtggctcaggtagtgcagctcatccaggatggcacatcaatgcgagctgtggcaagaaggtttgctgtgtctgtcagcgtagtgtccagagcatggaggcgctaccaggagacaggccagtacaccaggagacgtggaggaggccgtaggagggcaacaacccagcagcaggaccgttaactccgcctttgtgcaaggaggagcaggaggagcactgccagagccctgcaaaatgacctccagcaggccacaaatgtgcatgtgtctgctcaaacggtcagaaacagactccatgagggtggtatgaggggccgacgtccacaggtgggggttgtgcttacagcccaacaccgtgcagaacgtttggcatttgccagagaacaccaagattggcaaattcgccactggcgccctgtgcgcttctcagatgaaagcaggttcacactgagcacatgacagacgtgacagagtctggagatgccgtggagaacgttctgctgcctgcaacatcctccagcatgaccggtttggcggtgggtcagtcatggtgtggggtggcatttctttgggggggccgcacagccctccatgtgctcgccagaggtagcctgactgccattaggtaccgagatgagatcctcagaccccttgtgagaccatatgctggtgcggttggccatgggttcctcctaatgcaagacaatgctagacctcatgtggctggagtgtgtcagcagctcctgcaagaggaaggcattgatgctatggactggcccgcccgttccccagacctgaatccaattgagcacatctgggacatcatgtctcgctccatccaccaatgccacgttgcaccacagactgtccaggagttggcggatgctttagtccaggtctgggaggagatccctcaggagaccatccgccacctcatcaggagcatgcccaggcgttgtagggaggtcatacaggcacgtggaggccacacacactactgagcctcattttgacttgttttaaggacattacatcaaagttggatcagcctgtagtgtggttttccactttaattttgagtgcgactcctccatgggttgataaattggatttccattgattatttttgtgtgattttgttgtcagcacattcaactatgtaaagaaaaaattatttaataagattatttcattcattcagatctaggatgtgttattttagtgttccctttattttttttgagcagtgtagttcactttcatagcagtcaCATAACAACATAATCCCTTTGGTCGTTTTATTCCTTCTCGCACCTTTTTaattcgcttgtggacttcagtgcacaacacatcagctttcTGTGACCAgctgtaaaaaaaacatttccaagccaaaccttcatattatAACCGCTATACATCTTTGTCACCATATTAACgtcagtcaacatagctactaaaaCTAATGCTATATTAAACCACATACAATCATGCAATAGAGTGTACAGTCATCAGCAAGCAGTTACACAGGTGGGTCtcgtggcaataaattaataaaaccaaaagtttaccttgacttggaagagttccagtgttggatagccatagccagctagctaacatagcatccctctctgtggGAGCCGGGACTTTGAGTCTGCGAAATTAGCTCACTGAattcgctagctaagtgaaagtgtaaaaacaaatctcttgcatctccttcatttttgaataaattaaatttgttcaaaactgtataactattgtcttctctctctgagtcaactactcacattttatgcactgcagtgctagctagctgtagcttatgctttcagcacTACATTAATTCGCTGATCCTTTAAAATTGggaggacaacatgtcagttcatgctgcaagagctctgataggttgaaggatgtcctccggaagttgtcataattactgtgtaagtctatggaagggggtgagaaccgtGAGCCTCCTAGGGGAAAAAATAGTGGATTTGAGCAGAGTCACATTAGGATGCAACCTTGTGTGCTTTAATCTAGTCCCAAACAGATTAGCCCCTAAATCTCCAagtcaaaacaaaaacaaaataatgaCATGGCTATGCCTACTGAAACTCCTTTTGATTGCCTGTTCCAGTTCACATTAAGTGTCCTTAAATCCATAgatacagatgaagtcggaagtttacacacaccttagccaaatacattaaaactcaattcctgacatttaatccttgtaaaaattccctgttttatatcagttaggatcaccattttattttaagaatgtgaaatgtcagaataatagtagagagaattatttatttcagcatttatttatttcatcacattcccagtgggtcagaagtttacatacacaattagtatttggtagcattgcctttaaattgtttaacttgggtcaaacgttttgggtagtttttggtgaattttggtccattcctcctgacagagctggtgtaactgagtcaggtttgtaggcctccttgctcacacacactttttcagttctgcccacaaattgtctacaggattgaggtcagggctttgtgatggccactccaatacattgactttgttgtcttgaagccattttgccacaacattggaagtatgcttgggatcattatccatttggaagacccatttgcaaccaagctttaacttccttactgatgtcttgatgttgcttcaatatatccacgtaattttcctcctcatgatgccatatattttgtgaagtgcacagtccctcctgcagcaaagcacccccacatcatgatgctgccacctccgtgcttcacggttgggatggggttcttcggcttgtaaaccctccccctttttcctccaaacataacaatggtcattatggccaaacagttctatttttgtttcatcagaccagaggacatttctccaaaaagtacaatctttgtccccatgtgcagttgcaaaccgtagtctggctttttatggaggttttggagcagtggcttcttccttgctgagcgtcctttcaggttatgtcgatataggacttgttttactatggatatagatacttttgtacctgtttcctccagcatcttcaaggtcctttgctgttgttctgggattgattttcactttttgcaccaaagtacgttaatctccagGAGacggaacgtgtctccttcctgagtggtatgacagctgcatggtcccatggtgtttacacttgcttactattgtttgtacagatgaacgtggtaccttcaggcgtttggaaattgctcccaaggatgaaccagacttggaggtctaaaacaaattctgaggtcttggctgatttcttttgattttctcatgatgtcaagcaaagaggcactgcattttaaggtaggccttgaaatacatctccaattgactcaaattatgtaaattagtcaaacagaagcttctaaagccaagacattattttctggaattgtccaagctgtttaaaggcacagtcaacttagtgtatgtaaacttctgatccactggaatagtgatacagtgaattataagtgaaataatctgtatgtaaacaattgttggaaaaattacttgtgtcatgcacaaagtagatgtcctaaccaacttgccaaaactatagtttgttaacaagaaatgtgtggagtggttgaaaaacaaattttaatgactccaccctaagtgtatataaacttccgacttcaactgtatatggcagccacacacacacacacacacacacgtatgtatgtatagtgtattactaagTACAGATTGATACAACACACTCACAAATTATACCCAGTTGGTTGTGTGGTTACACAATACATAGTACCTGTAACTTTAGGACACTTAACGTAAAGTGAGACCTGATTGCCTCAATTCAAATTTAACTTTTTCAAAATCCCTTTGCCATTGGCAAAATATTAACCTCTGCTTTGTCATTAAATTATACCCTCTGCTTTATCATTACATTTGCTTATGGTATATTCTGTGTACatttcttatccagagcaactcacATTACGTGTGCACAACAACTTGGCTGAACGACATACTATTACAGTACTCTAAGTTCAAAGTCTTATCCAATTGCAGAAAGAGAGCAAGCTCTCCCTGaaatacagtacatttacaatAAATACACTATTTCTGAGTAAACAAAAGGTTTTGCTTATGATGTTGGTTAATAAAGTTAGACCTCCACGTTTCAGATGTCAGACTGCAGTTAGTTACTCACTGAGCATGGGAGAGAAGAAGACTTCAGACGTGGGGCTGGTCTTCTGCCACTTGTACATGGGGATGGGTTTGCCTGACTTGGACTTACAGCTCAGCGTGACGTTGCCTTTCAGAACTGGCTTCCCCGACAGAGAGCACTCTGGGACAGCAGGAGGGACTGAGATATAGGAGAGAGATTGAACATTTGTGatgagatgctaagctacagtatTTGAATAATGATAGATAAAATAATGTTAAGGATTTAGGGTAGTGGCAAACAGTGAAACTATTGTGTTAAGATACATACAGGAACGTGTGTACAGGTATGCGGGTGCGCATGTACTGTGTGCGGGTATATGTGCAAGTAGAGCAcatctgtaagtgtgtgtgtcttatCAGCATTTGAtcatatacagtgctttcagaaagtattcataccccttgacttattccacattttgttgggttacagccggaattcaaaattgatacaatttagcaaatgtattgaaaattagagagaaaaatatctaatttagttaagtattcacacccgagtaaatactttgtagaagcacctttggggCCGATTACAACTTTGaatcatcttgggtatgtctgtatcagctttgcacttCTGTGTTTTGcaattttctcccattcttccttaacagagcttgagaaaatctgtaaGTTAGATGGGGCgtggcggtgaacagcaatcttcaagtcttccacagattttcaatgggattcaagacAGAATTTGTCGgggtcactcaaggactttcacattcttgttctgaagccattccagcgttgctttggctctatgcttggtgtcattgtcctgttggaa encodes the following:
- the LOC106603670 gene encoding endothelial cell-selective adhesion molecule, with protein sequence METYTKRKCGTLLSLAFLLYFPGVLAQIQMPQSIMKVIEGQKVVLQAWYSTSYSIGKNTVLWNFVANNSQLIISYTLDSISLGSPQFEERVGFTATMPSANLSLYINNTKESDSGRYFCQVIIPGAQGLTGELILDVIVPPAVPECSLSGKPVLKGNVTLSCKSKSGKPIPMYKWQKTSPTSEVFFSPMLNEKTGTLKLSNLSSNMSGKYVCSASNTAGTKRCYINLEVITSTNTGMIAGATVGSVLGLIFIILFLVGLLRRRRDSEEDLANDIKEDAQAPKRVSLAKSGGSGPDVVSKNGTLSSITTANRPHQREPSSQQYPQRPPSDTASIITATGSVSGYHLGPRHGASTPTHGHALPGYSYNTDTTLPRGQLANSAAPSANGSPRTQHPQTYTQPQTARPAPRPPPLPTVVTASNISRMGGVPIMVPAQNQAGSLV